A stretch of the Paenibacillus dendritiformis genome encodes the following:
- a CDS encoding PIG-L deacetylase family protein yields MNEQKMTILAIGGHVGDMELTAGGVLASHSLKGDRIVTLALTAGERGVPAGRDMAEYREQKVNEAKAFAEMLGGEAIVFDTPDGELQDNEENRLKVCDVIRRVRPNIIITHFKNSMHKDHMTTHRIVNDARFFAGLPSFQRELPAFFASKLYYAENWEDAVDYKPYVYVDFSQEAYDLWVKAVSLHWFVTGSASFPYLEYYKHLARVRGIEARKEYAETFMIPEESMRLRQSEL; encoded by the coding sequence ATGAACGAGCAAAAGATGACGATTCTGGCTATTGGCGGTCATGTGGGGGATATGGAGCTGACCGCGGGCGGCGTCTTGGCCAGCCATTCGTTGAAGGGAGATCGCATCGTCACCTTGGCGCTGACCGCGGGGGAGCGCGGGGTCCCGGCAGGCAGAGATATGGCGGAGTACCGCGAGCAGAAGGTGAATGAGGCGAAGGCGTTCGCCGAGATGCTGGGCGGCGAGGCGATCGTGTTCGATACGCCGGACGGCGAGCTGCAGGACAATGAAGAGAATCGCCTCAAGGTATGCGATGTCATCCGCCGGGTGCGCCCGAATATTATCATTACGCATTTCAAGAACAGCATGCACAAGGATCATATGACGACGCACCGCATTGTCAATGACGCGCGCTTCTTCGCCGGCTTGCCGTCGTTCCAGCGGGAGCTGCCCGCGTTTTTCGCTTCCAAGCTCTATTATGCGGAGAACTGGGAGGACGCGGTGGATTACAAGCCTTACGTGTATGTCGATTTTTCGCAGGAGGCTTATGATTTGTGGGTGAAGGCGGTGTCGCTGCATTGGTTCGTGACAGGAAGCGCCTCGTTCCCTTACCTGGAGTACTATAAGCATCTGGCTCGGGTACGCGGCATCGAGGCAAGGAAGGAGTACGCGGAAACGTTCATGATTCCGGAAGAAAGCATGCGCCTGCGCCAGTCTGAATTGTAA
- a CDS encoding GNAT family N-acetyltransferase — translation MLLEAGRVIGFACGCTGQDLPLGEASGYITCIVLSRDRGSEENYKVMLKAVERRFQALGKKQADVLFFNPMMLPWYIPDTPKHEHNNAPGVPAGSALHQFLLRQGYIERAIECAMYMPLAGFAIPEDIRAKEERAASEGYTVELFDPGLHSGLEEMLRGLSNPLWEREIGRAAADGVPFVVAAHEGKAAGFAGPVIRQENGRGYFAGIGVHPEHEGHGLGTVLFFKLCEAFRSIGTEYMSLYTGSANPALRIYEKAGFRTVKHFAVMRKELV, via the coding sequence GTGCTGCTGGAGGCGGGCCGGGTCATCGGATTCGCGTGCGGCTGCACGGGCCAGGATCTGCCTCTCGGGGAGGCTTCCGGCTATATTACCTGCATCGTCCTGTCCCGCGATCGCGGCAGCGAGGAGAACTATAAGGTGATGCTGAAGGCGGTGGAGCGCCGCTTTCAAGCGTTGGGGAAGAAGCAGGCGGACGTCTTGTTCTTCAATCCGATGATGCTGCCCTGGTATATCCCGGATACGCCGAAGCATGAGCATAACAATGCGCCTGGCGTGCCGGCCGGAAGCGCGCTTCATCAATTTTTGCTGCGGCAAGGGTATATCGAGCGCGCGATCGAATGCGCCATGTATATGCCGCTCGCCGGGTTCGCCATCCCGGAAGACATCCGGGCCAAGGAGGAGCGGGCCGCCTCCGAAGGCTATACGGTCGAATTGTTCGATCCGGGTCTGCATAGCGGCCTGGAGGAGATGCTGCGGGGATTGAGCAATCCGCTCTGGGAGCGGGAGATCGGCCGGGCGGCTGCGGACGGCGTGCCGTTCGTCGTCGCTGCGCATGAGGGGAAGGCCGCCGGCTTCGCGGGCCCGGTCATTCGCCAGGAGAACGGGCGCGGCTATTTCGCGGGCATCGGCGTTCATCCCGAGCATGAAGGGCATGGCTTGGGAACGGTGTTGTTTTTCAAGCTGTGCGAGGCGTTCCGAAGCATCGGAACGGAGTATATGTCGCTCTACACCGGAAGCGCGAATCCGGCGCTTCGCATTTATGAGAAGGCGGGCTTTCGCACGGTCAAACATTTCGCTGTCATGAGAAAGGAGCTTGTCTAA
- a CDS encoding carbohydrate ABC transporter permease: MSLYHSHHGKVAVKYIRNAVIITVLLLFALATIFPIYFMIISSFGDPVEAGAMSYSLFPTKFSLESYKFFFEYNEHSFRWLLNSLFVAIVVTVSNVFFASMAGYAFSKIKFRGRTALFSLLLIAMMIPYQVTQVPLYILIVNIFQIQNTYSALIMPGLVTVYNIFLAKQFMSSIPTEVLECAKIEGCNQLQVYFKIILPLSKTVLAVMAILTFMDSWNTFFWPFLVTNTMDMQTIQVGLKNFRFANTTYFAPMMAGATISALPMFILFFSLQKYFLKGVTVGAVKG; this comes from the coding sequence ATGTCACTCTATCATTCACATCATGGAAAGGTGGCAGTCAAATATATTAGAAATGCTGTCATTATTACCGTACTTTTGCTTTTTGCTTTGGCCACGATCTTCCCTATCTATTTTATGATTATCTCTTCCTTCGGAGATCCTGTCGAAGCCGGTGCGATGAGCTACTCGCTCTTTCCGACCAAGTTCAGTCTCGAATCATACAAGTTCTTTTTCGAATATAATGAGCATTCCTTTCGCTGGCTGTTAAATTCCTTGTTTGTGGCAATTGTGGTGACGGTGTCGAACGTGTTTTTTGCGAGCATGGCCGGATACGCCTTCTCCAAAATTAAATTCAGGGGCAGAACGGCGCTGTTCAGCCTGCTGTTAATAGCGATGATGATTCCGTATCAGGTAACGCAAGTGCCATTGTACATTTTGATCGTCAACATTTTTCAAATCCAAAATACGTACAGTGCCTTAATCATGCCTGGTCTCGTTACGGTATATAATATTTTCCTTGCGAAGCAATTCATGAGCAGCATTCCGACCGAGGTGCTGGAATGCGCGAAGATCGAGGGCTGCAACCAGCTTCAGGTCTATTTCAAGATCATCCTGCCGCTGTCGAAAACGGTCTTGGCCGTCATGGCGATTCTCACCTTCATGGATAGCTGGAACACCTTCTTCTGGCCATTCCTGGTCACGAATACGATGGATATGCAGACGATTCAGGTAGGACTCAAGAACTTCCGCTTCGCCAACACGACCTACTTTGCGCCGATGATGGCGGGCGCTACGATCTCCGCGCTGCCGATGTTCATTCTCTTCTTCAGCTTGCAGAAGTATTTCTTGAAGGGAGTAACGGTAGGCGCGGTCAAAGGTTAA
- a CDS encoding carbohydrate ABC transporter permease, translating into MAQLTKPLKKRKIRGDSGWGYAFIAVALVVFAVFTAYPVVSAFIISFQDYKPLGSTFIGFDNYINSFKDPLFWKSIVNTAVYTVLTVPVALIISFVVAILILPLNKKLQTTFKAVYYLPAVASGVAMSVVWLWIFDPMEAGILNQLLGLFGIGNLNWLGSSSTSMFSLVLMSWLASHGTAIIIYLAALLGIDDSYYEAAELDGASFLKKLWYIVIPFLKPTTLFLLVTGVIGSFQVFQNAYLMTGGGPDNSTTMVGLLIFNNAFKYFEFGKAAAQSLVLAAIIALISFIQFKFMGKDVEY; encoded by the coding sequence ATGGCCCAATTAACGAAGCCGCTGAAGAAGCGGAAAATTAGAGGAGACTCGGGCTGGGGATATGCGTTTATCGCCGTAGCCCTGGTTGTGTTCGCCGTATTTACGGCCTATCCGGTTGTCAGCGCCTTTATTATCAGCTTCCAGGATTATAAGCCGCTAGGTTCTACGTTTATCGGTTTTGATAATTATATCAATTCCTTCAAGGATCCGCTGTTTTGGAAATCGATCGTCAATACGGCCGTATACACGGTGTTGACGGTTCCCGTGGCCTTGATTATCTCTTTTGTCGTGGCCATTCTTATTTTGCCGTTGAATAAGAAGCTGCAGACGACGTTCAAGGCCGTGTACTATTTGCCGGCCGTCGCGTCCGGGGTGGCGATGTCCGTCGTATGGCTGTGGATCTTCGATCCGATGGAAGCGGGGATTTTGAACCAATTGCTTGGGCTGTTCGGCATCGGCAATTTGAACTGGCTCGGATCCAGCTCGACTTCGATGTTTTCTCTCGTCCTGATGTCCTGGCTGGCCAGCCACGGCACGGCCATTATTATTTACTTGGCGGCGCTGCTCGGCATTGACGACAGTTATTATGAGGCAGCGGAATTGGATGGGGCCTCTTTTCTGAAGAAGCTGTGGTATATCGTCATTCCTTTTTTGAAGCCAACGACATTGTTCTTGCTTGTAACCGGTGTTATCGGTTCCTTCCAGGTGTTCCAGAACGCCTATCTGATGACGGGCGGCGGCCCGGACAATTCAACGACGATGGTTGGATTGCTTATTTTCAACAACGCGTTTAAGTACTTTGAATTCGGCAAAGCCGCGGCGCAATCTTTGGTGCTGGCCGCCATTATCGCGCTCATTTCGTTCATTCAATTTAAATTTATGGGCAAAGACGTGGAATATTAA
- a CDS encoding ABC transporter substrate-binding protein — MRKLRVLASILALTLALSSLTACGSSKNDANSPGTGANGENSAKDTITALLPPVSGNFQDNFKQMEKEFNELYPDLTLKIEPASWEDMTQKLDTQVNAGSPPDIAFIGSAGIPKYIQQGMLMDISDIATPEMIADYDEIPLEYMKSGDGLYGFPAYMEVHALGGNREFLEQAGIDWKKVQKEGWTFEQFREDVKKGVVKDGDKTTRYGFVFATAGVASKDYLAILLKNAGMPSAFDKDLKYAYTSKNFLEVLKAIRVLIDDGSMPKELSSVDAGKRWNMFLTGQTMITGKGLATFENNANQNNEKIEKKDGSEVKGSIPVDYIVLPVPTFLGEKQQASVAVDGYVTFRGKQEPTPEHKANVVKAAYFLASGKVAATTNNDLFAAHITKSGRKAAESMPIERNEFNKEAVETLLKQATPARPDIPTDLGAKAIKLEDEVIIPKLQALIANEISPEQMYDAVKSAAVAAFGEDGVVKD; from the coding sequence ATGAGGAAATTGCGTGTATTGGCATCCATTTTGGCGTTAACCTTGGCTTTGTCCTCTTTAACGGCATGCGGAAGCTCGAAAAATGATGCGAATTCGCCAGGTACTGGCGCTAACGGTGAAAACAGCGCAAAAGATACGATAACGGCGTTGCTCCCGCCGGTGTCTGGCAATTTCCAAGATAACTTCAAACAAATGGAGAAGGAATTCAATGAGTTGTATCCGGACCTGACGTTGAAGATCGAGCCGGCGAGTTGGGAAGACATGACGCAGAAGCTGGATACGCAAGTGAACGCGGGCAGCCCGCCGGATATCGCGTTCATCGGTTCGGCCGGAATTCCGAAATATATTCAGCAAGGCATGCTGATGGATATTAGCGATATTGCCACGCCGGAGATGATTGCCGATTACGATGAAATTCCATTGGAGTATATGAAGAGCGGCGACGGATTATACGGCTTCCCGGCATACATGGAGGTTCACGCGCTTGGGGGCAACCGGGAGTTCCTGGAGCAAGCGGGCATCGATTGGAAGAAGGTGCAGAAGGAAGGCTGGACGTTCGAGCAATTCCGTGAGGACGTGAAAAAAGGCGTCGTGAAGGATGGAGACAAAACGACCCGTTACGGCTTCGTCTTCGCCACGGCGGGCGTAGCGTCCAAGGACTACTTGGCGATTCTGCTCAAAAATGCGGGCATGCCGTCCGCGTTCGATAAAGATCTGAAATATGCGTACACGAGCAAAAACTTCCTGGAAGTGCTGAAAGCGATTCGCGTGCTCATTGATGACGGTTCCATGCCGAAAGAGCTTAGCTCGGTCGATGCGGGGAAACGCTGGAATATGTTCCTGACCGGTCAGACGATGATTACAGGCAAAGGTCTGGCCACTTTCGAAAATAACGCGAACCAGAATAACGAAAAAATCGAGAAGAAAGACGGCAGTGAAGTCAAAGGCAGCATCCCGGTCGATTATATCGTCTTGCCGGTTCCTACGTTCCTGGGCGAGAAGCAGCAGGCAAGCGTCGCGGTTGACGGATATGTGACCTTCCGCGGCAAGCAGGAGCCGACGCCTGAACATAAGGCCAATGTCGTCAAAGCGGCTTATTTCTTGGCCAGCGGCAAGGTAGCGGCCACGACGAACAACGATCTCTTCGCCGCGCATATTACGAAGTCCGGAAGAAAAGCGGCCGAAAGCATGCCGATTGAAAGAAACGAGTTCAATAAAGAGGCTGTAGAAACGCTGCTCAAGCAAGCGACGCCGGCGCGTCCGGATATCCCGACGGACCTGGGCGCGAAGGCGATTAAGCTGGAGGACGAAGTGATTATTCCGAAGCTTCAGGCCTTGATTGCCAACGAGATTTCGCCGGAACAAATGTATGATGCGGTGAAATCGGCCGCCGTCGCCGCATTCGGCGAAGACGGGGTTGTCAAAGACTAG
- the murQ gene encoding N-acetylmuramic acid 6-phosphate etherase codes for MDEYLAGLTTEAINPETAAIDECTTEQMLRLMNEQDAQVPQAVAAEIPQIVKAVNSLHQVLKHGGRMFYVGAGSSGRMGVLDASECPPTFGTDPELVQGHIAGGDTALRWAVEGYEDNAEEGVALIENCGVTGKDAVVGITASGSARFVIAALKKAREIGATTIGVVNNKQSLLEGVCDICISPVVGPEVIMGSTRLKAGTAQKLVLNMLTTCTMVKLGKTYNNLMVDLKASNIKLRDRSVRIIQAATGVDADTAAAYLESASMSCKLAIMMIKTGLDAAAAEQALEQCEGSLKKAIGMFTKVV; via the coding sequence ATGGATGAGTATCTAGCGGGTCTAACGACGGAAGCGATCAATCCGGAGACAGCGGCCATTGATGAGTGTACGACCGAGCAGATGCTCCGCCTCATGAACGAGCAGGATGCTCAGGTTCCGCAGGCGGTGGCGGCCGAAATTCCGCAAATCGTGAAAGCGGTTAATTCACTTCATCAAGTGCTCAAACATGGGGGAAGGATGTTCTACGTCGGTGCTGGATCTTCAGGGAGAATGGGCGTCCTCGATGCGTCGGAATGTCCGCCCACGTTCGGAACCGACCCTGAGCTGGTGCAAGGACATATCGCCGGGGGAGACACTGCGCTGAGATGGGCCGTAGAAGGCTATGAAGATAATGCGGAGGAGGGGGTTGCATTAATCGAGAATTGCGGCGTGACCGGCAAGGATGCGGTTGTCGGCATTACGGCGAGCGGAAGCGCGCGCTTTGTCATCGCGGCCTTGAAGAAGGCGCGGGAGATCGGGGCGACGACCATCGGCGTCGTCAATAACAAGCAGTCCTTGCTTGAGGGCGTCTGCGATATCTGCATTTCACCCGTGGTAGGACCGGAGGTCATTATGGGATCGACCCGATTGAAAGCGGGTACAGCACAGAAGCTGGTTCTGAATATGCTTACTACTTGTACGATGGTGAAGCTGGGCAAGACGTATAACAACTTAATGGTCGATCTGAAAGCGAGCAACATCAAGCTGCGGGATCGCTCCGTGCGCATTATACAGGCGGCTACGGGCGTTGATGCGGACACCGCCGCCGCGTATTTAGAAAGCGCTTCCATGAGCTGCAAGCTGGCCATCATGATGATTAAGACCGGTCTGGATGCGGCCGCGGCAGAGCAGGCGCTCGAACAATGCGAGGGCAGCTTGAAGAAAGCGATCGGCATGTTTACAAAAGTGGTCTAA
- a CDS encoding MurR/RpiR family transcriptional regulator, with product MSIHDNILIKIRDMKDSLTPVERTVAEYVLNNLEEIPHLSIKNLAQLTKTSDASVLRFCKTMGYSGYRSFIVSISASLGSIEDEQKDQYTDIQPGDDLDTIISNISRNNSKSIEDTLCVIDRKEVERAVKALRASRRIVFFGIGASGLVGIDAEQKFSRINKICHAYTDGHSQLTAATLLEKNDVAIFISNSGHTADILDALDIAKKNGACIIAITKYTKSPLAENAHIVLSISTPEITFRSGAMGSRIAMLTVIDILFAGVASAEYKHVKKYLTKTHNILASKHR from the coding sequence ATGTCAATCCACGACAATATTTTAATTAAGATTCGCGACATGAAGGACAGCTTGACGCCGGTAGAAAGGACTGTCGCCGAGTATGTCCTGAACAATCTGGAGGAGATTCCGCATCTCTCCATCAAGAATCTGGCGCAGTTGACGAAGACGAGCGACGCGTCCGTTCTTCGTTTTTGCAAGACGATGGGCTATTCCGGGTACCGCAGCTTTATTGTCAGTATTTCCGCCTCGCTTGGTTCCATTGAGGATGAGCAAAAAGATCAGTATACGGATATTCAGCCCGGGGATGATCTGGACACGATCATCTCGAATATTTCCCGCAATAACAGCAAGTCTATCGAGGATACGCTTTGCGTGATTGATAGAAAAGAAGTCGAGCGCGCGGTAAAGGCGCTGAGGGCGAGCCGGCGGATCGTGTTTTTTGGCATCGGAGCTTCCGGTCTGGTCGGGATCGATGCGGAGCAGAAGTTTTCGCGCATTAATAAGATTTGCCATGCGTACACCGACGGCCACAGCCAGCTAACCGCGGCAACGCTGCTGGAGAAGAACGACGTGGCGATTTTTATCTCGAACTCCGGCCATACGGCCGATATTCTCGATGCGCTGGATATCGCCAAAAAGAACGGCGCCTGCATTATCGCGATTACGAAGTATACGAAAAGCCCGTTGGCGGAAAACGCCCATATCGTGCTGAGCATCTCGACGCCCGAGATTACGTTCCGCAGCGGCGCCATGGGCTCGCGGATTGCCATGCTGACGGTGATCGATATTTTGTTCGCCGGCGTGGCCAGCGCGGAATACAAGCATGTGAAGAAATATTTGACCAAGACGCATAACATACTCGCCAGCAAGCATCGTTAA
- the deoD gene encoding purine-nucleoside phosphorylase: MSVHIGAPQGEIAEAILLPGDPVRARFIADAFLEEAHCYNAVRGMLGYTGKYKGKRVSVQGTGMGVPSISIYAHELIHEYGVKHMIRVGTCGAIQQTVGLRDIVIAMSASTSSAVNQRRFRGIDFAPTADFRFLKQAYDLSCEKKLPVKVGNVMTTDTFYMEDRDEIQLWADYQILALEMETAALYTLAARHQVNALSILTVSNHVLTGEMTTAEERESTFTEMIELALDLAVAQE; encoded by the coding sequence ATGAGCGTACACATTGGCGCTCCGCAAGGCGAGATCGCCGAGGCGATTCTGCTGCCCGGCGATCCGGTACGGGCCCGGTTTATTGCGGATGCTTTTTTGGAAGAGGCGCATTGCTATAACGCGGTGCGCGGCATGCTCGGTTATACGGGGAAGTACAAAGGGAAGCGGGTCTCCGTTCAAGGAACGGGAATGGGGGTGCCCTCCATCTCGATCTACGCGCATGAGCTGATTCACGAATACGGCGTCAAGCATATGATCCGCGTCGGCACCTGCGGGGCGATCCAGCAAACCGTAGGGCTGCGGGACATCGTGATCGCGATGAGCGCTTCCACCAGCTCAGCGGTGAACCAGCGCCGCTTCCGGGGCATTGACTTTGCGCCGACGGCAGATTTCCGCTTCCTGAAGCAGGCCTATGATCTATCTTGTGAAAAAAAGCTTCCCGTCAAGGTCGGCAACGTGATGACGACCGATACGTTCTATATGGAGGATCGCGACGAAATTCAACTGTGGGCCGACTATCAGATTTTGGCGCTGGAGATGGAGACGGCGGCGCTGTATACGCTCGCGGCTCGGCATCAGGTCAACGCGCTGTCGATCTTGACCGTGTCGAACCATGTGCTGACAGGCGAGATGACGACCGCCGAGGAGCGCGAGAGCACCTTCACCGAGATGATTGAGCTGGCCCTGGATCTGGCGGTGGCGCAGGAATAA
- a CDS encoding sugar-binding transcriptional regulator translates to MDQEKIKKMIDAAKMYYFMDCSQQDIADKLGVSRPTVSRFLQQAREDGVVQIRIQDPSEDTHRLASLLQDKYRLKTAIVVPVPYYEENLIGEYLAEDAARYLDELVTDGDRIALAWGETIYKVAKKLNHKHVSNVSVVQCQGGVSHSKANTYSCEIMQLFGSAYHTSPYFLPLPVIVDHPLVKQAIESERNMRAVLDMGEQANIALYSVGAPAPNSPVLPVQYFTEEEAEELAGRACGEICARFYDADGRICLPELDARTIGISLDSLARKEHSILVAGGPGKVEAIFGALQAGYANVLITDQFTAKSLADKEQERLHREGPTSSFPLSSIPLY, encoded by the coding sequence ATGGATCAAGAGAAAATCAAAAAAATGATTGACGCTGCGAAAATGTATTATTTCATGGACTGCAGCCAGCAGGATATCGCGGACAAGCTTGGCGTGTCCCGGCCTACCGTCTCCCGATTTCTGCAGCAGGCGCGGGAGGACGGAGTGGTGCAGATTCGTATTCAGGATCCGTCCGAGGATACGCATCGGCTTGCCTCCCTATTGCAGGACAAATACCGCTTGAAAACGGCGATTGTCGTCCCGGTGCCTTATTATGAGGAGAACCTGATCGGAGAGTATTTGGCCGAGGATGCCGCGCGCTATCTGGATGAGCTGGTCACCGATGGAGACAGGATTGCCTTGGCTTGGGGGGAGACGATTTATAAGGTAGCGAAAAAGTTGAACCATAAGCATGTAAGCAATGTCAGTGTGGTGCAGTGTCAGGGCGGCGTAAGTCATTCGAAAGCGAATACGTACAGCTGCGAGATTATGCAGCTCTTTGGCAGCGCTTATCATACGTCTCCGTATTTTTTGCCGCTTCCCGTTATCGTGGATCACCCGCTGGTGAAGCAGGCGATAGAGTCCGAGCGGAATATGCGCGCCGTCCTGGACATGGGGGAACAGGCCAATATCGCCCTGTACAGCGTAGGCGCTCCTGCCCCGAATTCTCCGGTTTTACCGGTGCAATACTTTACCGAAGAAGAGGCCGAGGAATTGGCAGGCCGGGCTTGCGGGGAGATTTGCGCCCGGTTCTATGATGCCGATGGCCGGATCTGTCTGCCTGAACTGGACGCGCGGACGATCGGAATCTCGCTCGATTCGCTCGCCCGGAAGGAGCATTCCATCCTGGTCGCCGGCGGCCCGGGCAAGGTGGAGGCGATATTCGGCGCGCTTCAGGCGGGGTATGCGAACGTGCTCATTACCGATCAGTTCACGGCCAAATCTCTTGCCGACAAGGAACAGGAGCGGCTTCATCGGGAGGGGCCAACCTCTTCCTTCCCTCTCTCTAGCATTCCTCTGTACTGA
- a CDS encoding bifunctional metallophosphatase/5'-nucleotidase: protein MKAASFLVTGALGMLFSASAFAAPLQPVEHNEWMQQKHIIAGYEQGDLRLERPVSLGEAIALIARGTGASIPERSGYWAQGYLDWAAGQGAITEQESANDRQAPSAERLAEIAQKLGVALELPAGGSVTREQFTEALGAALTEHITIAHTNDVHGHIQEDQKGKEFGYAKIATLVKEWEKENKNFLLMDAGDTFQGTIYTNQFKGESILPILNALGYTAMAAGNHEFDFGYEQLLKLRDQLKYPMISANVFKADGANLLVPAVTTKVGGETFAFIGFVAEETPIVTHPNNVKGLTFKDPVDIAKELVPEMKKEADHVIIVSHIGVDKDREIAKNVSGIDLIIGGHSHTPIHTPEVVNGTYIVQDWEYGKSLGRVDLFYYNKELVGFSGGLVEYDESVKADPEIEKLVQDVVAKVEESMKAVIGKTEVDLDGERTQVRAKETNLGNFIADALIAKTKTIKGYEADVALVNGGGIRASKQAGDMTKKDLYSILPFPNTLTIVEATGADLKAALEVSVRGAENTDDLPGSFLQVGGMSFVYDVKKPAGERVTEVKVGGQPLDPEKTYKVATNDFITSGGDGYSMLKKDQVLDTGYTFYDIVEEHLVSTKVIHPKVENRIVRVN, encoded by the coding sequence ATGAAAGCGGCTTCATTTCTCGTGACCGGCGCATTGGGGATGCTGTTTTCGGCATCGGCCTTTGCCGCCCCGCTTCAACCGGTGGAGCACAATGAATGGATGCAGCAGAAGCATATCATTGCAGGCTATGAGCAAGGGGATCTGCGGCTCGAGCGGCCCGTCTCGTTGGGGGAAGCTATCGCGCTGATTGCGAGAGGAACCGGGGCGTCCATTCCGGAGCGCAGCGGCTATTGGGCGCAGGGATATCTGGACTGGGCGGCCGGACAGGGCGCGATTACGGAGCAGGAAAGCGCCAATGACAGACAGGCGCCTTCCGCCGAACGCCTTGCCGAGATTGCGCAGAAGCTGGGCGTTGCGCTGGAGCTGCCCGCCGGCGGCTCCGTGACCCGCGAGCAGTTCACGGAAGCATTGGGAGCCGCGCTGACGGAGCATATTACGATCGCCCATACGAATGATGTGCACGGCCACATTCAGGAGGATCAGAAGGGCAAGGAGTTCGGTTACGCCAAAATCGCGACGCTCGTCAAGGAATGGGAGAAGGAGAACAAGAATTTCCTCCTGATGGATGCGGGAGATACGTTCCAGGGCACGATCTATACGAACCAGTTCAAGGGAGAATCGATTCTTCCGATTCTCAATGCGCTCGGCTACACGGCGATGGCGGCCGGGAACCATGAATTCGACTTCGGCTACGAGCAGCTGCTGAAGCTTCGCGATCAGCTCAAGTATCCGATGATTAGCGCCAACGTCTTCAAGGCGGACGGCGCCAACCTGCTCGTGCCGGCGGTCACTACCAAGGTGGGCGGCGAGACGTTCGCCTTCATCGGCTTCGTCGCGGAAGAAACGCCAATCGTCACGCATCCGAACAATGTGAAAGGGCTGACATTCAAAGATCCGGTGGATATCGCCAAAGAACTGGTACCGGAAATGAAGAAGGAAGCGGATCATGTCATTATCGTCTCCCATATCGGCGTGGACAAAGACCGGGAGATCGCGAAGAACGTCTCGGGCATCGACCTCATCATCGGCGGCCACTCCCATACGCCGATTCATACGCCGGAAGTCGTGAACGGGACGTATATCGTACAGGACTGGGAGTACGGCAAATCATTGGGCCGCGTGGATTTGTTCTATTACAACAAGGAGCTTGTCGGGTTCAGCGGCGGATTGGTCGAGTATGACGAGAGCGTGAAGGCGGATCCGGAGATCGAGAAGCTCGTGCAGGATGTCGTGGCCAAGGTCGAGGAATCGATGAAGGCCGTCATCGGCAAGACGGAGGTCGATCTGGACGGCGAGCGGACGCAGGTCCGGGCGAAGGAGACCAATCTGGGCAACTTCATTGCCGATGCGCTTATCGCGAAGACGAAAACAATCAAGGGCTATGAAGCCGATGTCGCCCTGGTCAACGGCGGGGGCATCCGCGCCAGCAAGCAGGCGGGAGACATGACGAAGAAGGATCTCTACTCCATTCTTCCGTTCCCGAACACGCTGACTATCGTCGAGGCGACCGGGGCCGATCTGAAGGCTGCGCTGGAGGTGTCGGTGAGAGGAGCGGAGAATACAGACGATCTCCCGGGCTCCTTCCTTCAGGTAGGCGGCATGTCCTTCGTCTATGACGTGAAGAAGCCGGCTGGCGAACGGGTCACCGAGGTGAAGGTGGGCGGGCAGCCGCTCGATCCGGAGAAGACATACAAGGTGGCGACGAATGACTTCATTACGTCCGGCGGGGACGGATACTCGATGCTGAAGAAGGATCAGGTGCTGGATACCGGCTATACGTTCTACGATATCGTAGAAGAACACTTGGTGAGCACCAAGGTCATTCATCCCAAAGTAGAGAATCGCATTGTGAGGGTCAACTAA